A DNA window from Pyrus communis chromosome 3, drPyrComm1.1, whole genome shotgun sequence contains the following coding sequences:
- the LOC137728618 gene encoding uncharacterized protein, which produces MPLGAFAKFIGRQLDKVHAQLYFKNAVPPNEALMSEFDAENKGKDGFLHITYTGNEKGDDAEFVDVLPRTKSRAAARSDIIPGRIKRRKLLPLCFNYLDLICILRPFLEKLKPHDVDAWKVRERGPDHIPVWVGKDASSDIADIDMKKYNVHRDMPLREFVDFIRLRIQHESPWKKSLFVYFKNTEPPIGTSLMSEVDKKNRDEDGFVRITYSGKERGGWTH; this is translated from the exons ATGCCTCTCGGAGCTTTTGCCAAGTTTATAGGGCGTCAACTCGATAAAGTTCATGCTCAACTGTATTTCAAGAACGCTGTACCTCCTAATG AGGCCTTGATGTCTGAATTTGATGcagagaacaagggcaaagatGGATTTCTTCACATAACCTACACTGGCAATGAGAAAGGAGACGACGCTGAATTCGTTGATGTGTTACCA AGGACTAAGAGTAGAGCTGCTGCAAGGAGTGACATAATTCCTGGCAGGATCAAGAGGAGGAAGCTG CTTCCCTTGTGCTTTAATTATCTTGATTTGATTTGTATTCTCAGGCCTTTTTTGGAGAAGCTGAAACCACATGACGTAGATGCTTGGAAAGTGAGGGAGAGGGGACCAGATCATATACCG GTGTGGGTGGGGAAGGATGCAAGCAGTGACATTGCTGACATTGACATGAAGAA ATACAACGTCCATCGCGATATGCCTCTCAGAgaatttgttgattttattCGGTTAAGGATTCAGCATGAATCTCCATGGAAGAAGTCTTTGTTTGTCTACTTCAAGAACACCGAGCCTCCCATTG GTACCTCCTTGATGTCTGAAGTTGATAAGAAAAACAGGGACGAAGACGGGTTTGTTCGCATCACCTACAGTGGAAAAGAGAGAGGAGGCTGGACCCATTGA